A window of Corallococcus macrosporus DSM 14697 contains these coding sequences:
- a CDS encoding protein phosphatase 1 regulatory subunit 42 translates to MRRMWMAVLVLATGCDGIDLEQLVRQHPPLTRLDPEPAGANCVHGGHFVRTGLDRNDNGALDDDEVTRAEYACVTSIPGVLVRVQDEPAGANCTEGGKVYRAGQDTNGNGELDDSEVSRQVYGCASSGAVVTRVRPREPFIFPCGEQGAVVEAGQDQDGDGVLDDAEVRATANLCVLPSEVLLRQSPAPAGAACPTPSTQVDVGTDADADGVFEGEEVMSSMFVCQPLHTLDGNYHVRNAVDLVALEGISRIRGNLLFAAGTATEAVLPDLMLVEGALEVIETSLERLELPSLRLVRGPLLVSQNAALSTLSLGNGSHAPLWVRGDFSLVSNPLLSTLAGVSAVSPANSLFLKDNDALDGGYFTYVAGHPGDITVEDNAALSTLPFRHLEWLGGSLTIRGNSALGSLSGTVLQTVVGDLVIEDNAALSGLWGMPALTSIGGALSVSDNGNLRSVEGMDALTQVGTLEVNRNAVLEAAGAFPKLERVTSGMHFRGNALLKDLWGLERVRNTGVLYIGENPRLSRLMGLDRLRTLTTLTVENNASLTDLSDLVLLHSVEDLMVLSNENLQRLDLNALEDVGRYFVVTENPRLPTCLAVSLATRVGPGETPEIRGNDSSAVCE, encoded by the coding sequence ATGAGACGCATGTGGATGGCGGTGCTCGTGCTCGCCACGGGGTGTGACGGCATCGACCTGGAGCAGCTCGTCCGGCAGCACCCGCCGCTCACCCGGCTGGACCCCGAGCCCGCGGGCGCCAACTGCGTCCATGGGGGCCACTTCGTCCGCACCGGCCTGGACCGGAATGACAACGGCGCGCTCGACGACGACGAGGTGACACGCGCCGAGTACGCGTGTGTCACCTCCATCCCCGGCGTGCTGGTGCGCGTGCAGGACGAGCCCGCGGGCGCGAACTGCACCGAGGGCGGCAAGGTGTACCGCGCGGGCCAGGACACCAATGGCAACGGCGAGCTGGACGACAGCGAGGTCAGCCGCCAGGTCTACGGCTGCGCCAGCTCCGGGGCCGTGGTCACCCGCGTGCGCCCCCGGGAGCCGTTCATCTTCCCCTGCGGCGAACAGGGCGCCGTCGTGGAGGCGGGCCAGGACCAGGACGGCGACGGCGTGCTGGATGACGCAGAGGTCCGGGCCACGGCCAACCTCTGCGTCCTCCCCTCCGAGGTCCTGCTGCGCCAGTCACCCGCGCCCGCGGGCGCCGCGTGCCCCACGCCCAGCACCCAGGTGGACGTGGGCACCGACGCGGACGCGGACGGCGTGTTCGAGGGCGAAGAGGTGATGTCCTCCATGTTCGTGTGCCAGCCCCTGCACACGCTGGACGGCAACTACCACGTGCGCAACGCGGTGGACCTGGTGGCGCTGGAGGGCATCTCCCGCATTCGCGGCAACCTCCTCTTCGCCGCCGGGACCGCCACGGAGGCCGTCCTCCCGGACCTGATGCTGGTCGAAGGCGCGCTGGAGGTCATCGAGACGTCGCTCGAACGCCTGGAGCTGCCCTCGCTGCGCCTCGTGAGAGGGCCGCTGCTGGTCTCCCAGAACGCCGCATTGAGCACGCTGTCCCTGGGCAACGGCAGCCACGCCCCGCTCTGGGTCCGGGGAGATTTCAGCCTGGTCTCCAATCCCTTGCTCTCCACGCTCGCGGGGGTCAGCGCGGTCTCCCCGGCGAACAGCCTCTTCCTGAAGGACAACGACGCCCTCGACGGGGGGTACTTCACCTATGTCGCCGGGCACCCCGGCGACATCACCGTGGAAGACAACGCGGCGCTCTCCACCCTCCCCTTCCGGCACCTCGAGTGGCTGGGCGGCTCCCTGACAATCCGTGGGAACTCCGCCCTGGGCTCCCTGAGCGGGACGGTGCTGCAGACGGTCGTCGGGGACCTGGTCATCGAAGACAACGCGGCCCTCTCCGGGTTGTGGGGTATGCCGGCGCTGACGTCCATTGGCGGCGCGCTCAGCGTGAGTGACAACGGCAACCTGCGCTCGGTGGAGGGAATGGACGCGCTCACCCAGGTGGGGACGCTCGAAGTCAACCGGAACGCGGTGTTGGAGGCGGCGGGGGCCTTCCCCAAGCTGGAGCGCGTCACCTCCGGCATGCATTTTCGTGGCAACGCCCTGCTGAAGGACCTGTGGGGGCTGGAGCGGGTGCGGAACACCGGCGTCCTGTACATCGGCGAGAACCCGCGGCTCTCCCGGCTGATGGGCTTGGACCGGCTGCGCACGCTGACCACCCTGACCGTGGAGAACAACGCGAGCCTCACCGACCTGTCGGACCTCGTCCTCCTCCACTCGGTGGAGGACCTGATGGTGCTCTCCAACGAGAACCTGCAGCGCCTGGACCTGAACGCCCTGGAGGACGTCGGCCGCTACTTCGTCGTCACGGAGAACCCCCGGCTGCCCACCTGTCTGGCCGTGTCGCTCGCCACGCGCGTGGGGCCGGGCGAAACGCCGGAGATTCGTGGCAATGACAGCTCGGCCGTCTGCGAGTGA
- a CDS encoding caspase family protein: MKKLGVLLGAAALLLARGASAEAVVRRALVIAHNGSDDPSLPSLRFADDDGVLWAETLQRLGVETTLLVDPDEATRATARPVLAGARPPTPDEVKREVARLRAANLVDHELGRQTDVLLVYVGHGNTDEAGRAYFTLDGGRLDKASLYADVVDPLGASYVHLIVDACRASGVVGSRGGQTDAAVLAELRGMLAREQLATRPTVGAVFAESDDGETHEWSRIRAGVFSHVARSGLMGAADINGDGQVEYSELGAFVTASLQGVKGLPARLSLHAFAPTREPRRPLVGPAPKGPSLPLPSGLEHSRISVEDSDGRRLADVRRSEDQYVLLRLPERDVYWIRTPTQEARITLAELSTGVIDLGDRELQERGPAEEALRKGLFAVPLDKAFYESYVAATGLAHVGVSQAFPPGAGGAFPRFMTRRPHAMEGWDLGWTGQQAPLGMDTLATGPTVTWRREAPLPSLYYGARASYGLTPLATDGIRTHRGALLGLLGAQAPKRLRVPLFLEAGAGWGFLGITRGQVRMGDPTVFSTYTAAGVTGSLAGVRLRLAATFTYDRVTLDNSNHWDRAFGFELALRR, translated from the coding sequence ATGAAAAAGCTGGGAGTGCTCCTCGGCGCCGCGGCACTGCTGCTGGCCCGTGGTGCCTCGGCCGAAGCCGTGGTCCGCCGTGCCCTGGTCATTGCCCATAACGGGAGCGACGACCCGTCGCTCCCGTCGCTGCGTTTCGCGGACGATGACGGCGTGCTGTGGGCGGAGACGCTTCAGCGCCTGGGCGTGGAGACGACGCTGCTGGTGGACCCGGACGAAGCGACGCGCGCCACGGCCCGGCCGGTGCTCGCGGGCGCCCGGCCCCCAACCCCCGACGAGGTGAAGCGCGAGGTGGCCCGCCTCCGCGCGGCCAACCTCGTTGACCATGAATTGGGACGACAGACAGACGTGCTGCTCGTCTACGTGGGCCACGGAAACACAGACGAAGCAGGGCGCGCGTACTTCACGCTCGACGGGGGACGGCTCGACAAGGCCAGCCTCTACGCGGACGTGGTGGACCCGCTCGGCGCCAGCTACGTCCACCTCATCGTGGACGCGTGCCGCGCCTCCGGCGTCGTGGGAAGCCGCGGCGGCCAGACGGACGCGGCGGTGCTCGCGGAGCTGCGCGGCATGCTCGCCCGCGAGCAGCTCGCCACCCGGCCCACGGTGGGCGCCGTGTTCGCGGAGAGCGACGACGGCGAGACGCACGAGTGGTCCCGCATCCGCGCCGGCGTCTTCAGCCACGTGGCCCGCTCTGGCCTCATGGGCGCCGCGGACATCAACGGCGACGGCCAGGTGGAGTACAGCGAGCTGGGCGCCTTCGTCACCGCGTCGCTCCAGGGCGTGAAGGGCCTCCCCGCGCGCCTGTCCCTCCACGCCTTCGCACCCACCCGCGAGCCCCGGCGTCCGCTGGTGGGCCCCGCGCCGAAGGGGCCCAGCCTCCCGCTGCCCTCGGGCCTCGAGCACTCGCGCATCTCCGTGGAGGACTCGGACGGACGGCGCCTGGCCGACGTGCGCCGCTCCGAGGACCAGTACGTGCTGCTGCGCCTCCCCGAGCGCGACGTGTATTGGATTCGCACGCCCACGCAGGAGGCCCGCATCACCCTGGCCGAGCTGTCCACCGGCGTCATCGACCTGGGCGACCGCGAGCTCCAGGAGCGCGGCCCCGCCGAGGAGGCCCTGCGCAAGGGCTTGTTCGCGGTGCCGCTCGACAAGGCCTTCTACGAAAGCTACGTGGCGGCAACGGGGCTCGCGCACGTGGGCGTATCCCAGGCCTTCCCGCCGGGCGCGGGCGGCGCCTTCCCGCGCTTCATGACGCGGCGGCCCCACGCAATGGAAGGCTGGGACCTGGGCTGGACGGGACAGCAGGCCCCGCTCGGGATGGACACGCTGGCCACCGGCCCCACGGTGACGTGGCGGCGCGAGGCGCCCCTGCCGTCGCTCTACTACGGCGCGCGCGCCAGCTATGGCCTGACGCCGCTGGCCACCGACGGCATCCGCACGCACCGGGGCGCGCTGCTGGGACTCCTGGGCGCGCAGGCTCCGAAGCGCCTGCGCGTGCCGCTGTTCCTGGAGGCGGGCGCGGGCTGGGGCTTCCTGGGCATCACCCGCGGACAGGTGCGCATGGGCGACCCCACCGTGTTCTCCACGTACACGGCGGCGGGGGTGACGGGAAGTCTGGCGGGTGTGCGGCTGCGGCTGGCGGCCACGTTCACCTACGACCGCGTCACCCTCGACAACAGCAATCACTGGGACCGCGCCTTCGGCTTCGAGCTGGCGCTGCGACGCTGA